The Candidatus Dependentiae bacterium genome includes the window TATAAGCAAAGATATAATACATGACTATTTAGATCATACAATTGATTACAAAGGCTATCAACACTCACTTAAAAAACAAAAAATTAGATCATTTCTCCCTAAGTTGAGCGATAAAACTAGATCATTTCTCCCTGAGTTGAGCGATAGCGAAGTATCGAAGGGTATTCCGATATAAATATTACAGTAAAAACAGATGAAAAAATATGAATAAATCCTGCTTTGTATATATTTTAGAATGTAAAGATGGCTCCTATTATACAGGCCAGACTTGGGATCTCAAGCGAAGATTAAGTGAACATCAGCAAGGAGCAATCATAGATTGCTATACATTCACACGTCGACCGGTAAAGTTAGTTTTTTATGAAGAGTTTCCTTCAAAAGATTCTGCGCTAGCAATGGAACACCAAATAAAAAAGTGGTCCAGAAAGAAAAAAGAGGCTTTAATTAAAAGAAATTGGCAATTACTACCACAACTTTCAAAGAAAAAATTTAAAAAACAGTAAGTAAAAATATAATCGGAATACCCTTCGATACTTCGCTGCGCTCAACTCAGGGAGAAATTAATATATTGTATCTTTCAATATTGTTAACCTCTGTCCTATAAGCAAAGATATAATACATGACTATTTAGATCATACAATTGATTACAAAGGCTATCAACACTCACTTAAAA containing:
- a CDS encoding GIY-YIG nuclease family protein, which codes for MNKSCFVYILECKDGSYYTGQTWDLKRRLSEHQQGAIIDCYTFTRRPVKLVFYEEFPSKDSALAMEHQIKKWSRKKKEALIKRNWQLLPQLSKKKFKKQ